A region from the Geobacillus vulcani PSS1 genome encodes:
- the gucD gene encoding alpha-ketoglutaric semialdehyde dehydrogenase GucD has product MTVQTEIKTYLNYINGKWVSSVSNNVEPSINPANRHDIVGYVQRSTLEDLNEAVAAAREAQTAWWKRSGVERGEYLYKAAQILEQRLQDIAETMTREMGKTLAEAKAETMRGVHILRYYAGEGVRKIGDVIPSSDSEGLLFTTRVPLGVIGVISPWNFPVAIPIWKMAPALVYGNTVVLKPASETAVTAAKVIECFHEAGFPKGVVNMVCGSGSVIGQGIANHPGIDGVTFTGSNTVGKQVGRAAFERGAKYQLEMGGKNPVIVAKDADLELAVEGTISGGLRSTGQKCTATSRVFIEREVYEAFKEKLLERVKQLKIGNGLDAETWMGPCASESQFHTVLSYIEKGKAEGAKLIYGGNRCLEGELANGFYVEPTIFEDVDIQMTIAREEIFGPVLALIQVDSIEEAIQLANDTEYGLSASIYTKNIGNVLEFIKDIEAGLIKVNAETAGVEFQAPFGGMKQSSSHSREQGQAAIEFFTSIKTVFIKA; this is encoded by the coding sequence ATGACGGTACAAACGGAAATCAAAACGTATTTGAACTACATTAACGGCAAGTGGGTCAGCTCAGTGAGCAATAACGTAGAACCGAGCATCAATCCGGCGAATCGACATGACATCGTCGGATACGTTCAACGTTCGACGCTAGAGGATTTAAATGAGGCAGTGGCTGCAGCGAGAGAGGCACAAACAGCATGGTGGAAACGATCTGGAGTCGAGCGAGGGGAGTATTTGTATAAAGCGGCTCAAATTTTAGAACAACGTCTTCAGGACATTGCCGAAACGATGACAAGGGAAATGGGAAAAACTCTGGCAGAAGCAAAAGCGGAGACGATGAGAGGCGTTCATATACTGCGTTACTATGCGGGGGAAGGGGTCCGAAAAATCGGTGATGTGATCCCGTCGAGCGACAGCGAGGGGCTCCTGTTTACGACCCGCGTTCCGCTCGGAGTCATTGGGGTCATTTCACCATGGAATTTTCCTGTGGCGATTCCAATCTGGAAAATGGCGCCGGCGCTTGTGTATGGAAATACGGTTGTGCTCAAACCTGCAAGCGAAACGGCGGTGACGGCGGCGAAGGTGATCGAATGCTTCCATGAGGCAGGTTTCCCAAAAGGGGTCGTCAATATGGTTTGCGGTTCCGGATCGGTCATTGGCCAAGGGATCGCGAATCACCCGGGAATTGATGGCGTCACGTTCACCGGTTCGAACACGGTTGGAAAGCAAGTGGGAAGAGCGGCGTTTGAGCGCGGGGCCAAATATCAGCTCGAGATGGGCGGAAAAAACCCGGTCATTGTGGCTAAAGATGCTGATTTGGAACTGGCGGTCGAAGGCACGATCAGCGGCGGTTTGCGTTCGACAGGACAAAAATGTACAGCGACGAGCCGTGTCTTTATTGAGCGGGAAGTGTATGAGGCGTTTAAAGAAAAACTTCTCGAACGGGTGAAGCAGCTGAAAATTGGAAACGGACTGGACGCTGAAACATGGATGGGGCCGTGCGCGAGCGAATCGCAATTCCATACGGTTTTGTCCTATATTGAAAAAGGAAAGGCAGAAGGAGCCAAGCTCATTTACGGTGGCAACCGATGCCTCGAAGGAGAACTGGCCAACGGCTTTTATGTCGAGCCAACGATTTTTGAAGACGTCGATATCCAAATGACGATTGCCCGCGAAGAAATCTTCGGCCCTGTACTGGCGTTGATTCAAGTGGACAGCATTGAAGAGGCCATTCAGCTTGCGAATGATACGGAGTACGGATTGAGCGCCTCGATTTATACGAAGAATATTGGGAATGTTTTGGAATTTATTAAAGACATTGAGGCAGGGCTGATCAAAGTCAACGCAGAAACGGCAGGAGTCGAGTTTCAAGCGCCGTTTGGCGGAATGAAGCAATCGAGCTCCCATTCACGGGAACAAGGGCAGGCGGCCATCGAGTTTTTCACATCGATTAAAACGGTATTTATTAAAGCTTAG
- a CDS encoding glycoside hydrolase family 43 protein: MAKIKNPILTGFHPDPSICRVGDDYYIAVSTFEWFPGVRIYHSKDLKNWRLVARPLNRLSQLNMIGNPDSGGIWAPHLSYSDGKFWLIYTDVKVVEGQWKDGHNYLVTCDTIDGEWSDPIYLNSSGFDPSLFHDEDGKKYLVNMYWDHRVGHHPFYGIVLQEYSVKQKKLVGEPKIIFKGTDLRITEGPHLYKINGYYYLLTAEGGTRYNHAATIARSTSLYGPYEMHPDNPLLTSWPYPRNPLQKAGHASIVHTHTDEWFLVHLTGRPLPREGQPLLEHRGYCPLGRETAIQRLEWKNGWPYVVGGNGPSLEIDGPNVKEVPWENDYDEKDDFDGDTLNHHFQTLRIPLGEDIATLKARPGHLRLYGRESLTSRFTQAFVARRWQHFTFVAETKVAFRPTTIQQSAGLVNYYNTQNWTTLQLTWHEEKGRILELMACDHLVVDQPLRGQEIVVPDDVEYVYLRVNVQTATYNYAYSFDGVNWREIPVTFESYKLSDDYIKSRAAFTGAFVGMHCRDGSGQNNYADFDYFLYKEL, encoded by the coding sequence ATGGCCAAAATCAAAAACCCTATTTTAACCGGCTTTCATCCCGACCCGTCCATTTGCCGGGTGGGAGATGATTATTACATTGCCGTTTCGACGTTCGAATGGTTCCCTGGGGTGAGAATTTACCATTCGAAAGATTTAAAAAATTGGCGTTTAGTAGCGCGCCCGTTAAACCGGTTAAGTCAATTGAATATGATAGGAAATCCGGATTCTGGAGGAATTTGGGCTCCGCACTTGTCGTATAGCGACGGGAAATTTTGGCTTATTTATACGGATGTGAAAGTCGTCGAAGGACAGTGGAAAGATGGCCATAACTATCTCGTGACGTGTGATACGATCGATGGCGAATGGTCGGATCCGATTTATTTGAATAGCTCTGGGTTTGACCCGTCTCTCTTTCACGATGAGGATGGAAAAAAATACTTGGTGAACATGTATTGGGATCATCGGGTCGGCCACCACCCGTTTTATGGTATTGTGCTACAAGAATACAGTGTGAAACAGAAAAAATTGGTTGGTGAGCCGAAGATCATTTTCAAAGGAACAGACCTGCGAATTACAGAAGGACCTCATTTGTATAAAATCAATGGGTATTATTATTTATTGACGGCGGAAGGGGGGACGCGGTACAACCATGCGGCAACGATTGCCCGGTCAACCTCGCTCTATGGGCCATATGAGATGCATCCGGACAATCCGTTGCTTACGTCTTGGCCTTATCCGCGCAACCCGCTGCAAAAGGCTGGTCATGCTTCGATTGTCCATACTCATACGGATGAGTGGTTTCTCGTGCACTTAACCGGCCGGCCGCTACCAAGGGAGGGCCAGCCGCTGCTCGAACATCGCGGTTATTGTCCGCTCGGACGTGAAACGGCGATTCAGCGGCTTGAATGGAAAAATGGATGGCCTTATGTGGTCGGGGGAAACGGTCCTTCGTTAGAAATTGACGGGCCGAACGTTAAAGAAGTTCCGTGGGAAAACGATTACGATGAAAAAGATGATTTTGATGGTGATACATTAAACCACCATTTTCAAACATTACGAATTCCTTTAGGGGAAGACATCGCTACCTTAAAGGCCCGTCCGGGACATTTGCGGCTGTACGGAAGAGAATCGCTCACTTCCCGGTTTACGCAGGCGTTTGTCGCCAGACGATGGCAGCATTTTACCTTTGTTGCGGAAACGAAAGTCGCGTTTCGTCCGACGACTATCCAACAATCGGCTGGGCTCGTGAACTACTATAATACGCAAAACTGGACAACGCTGCAATTGACATGGCATGAGGAAAAAGGACGGATTCTCGAGTTAATGGCGTGCGACCATCTTGTTGTTGACCAGCCGTTGCGCGGTCAAGAAATTGTCGTCCCTGATGATGTCGAGTATGTGTATTTACGGGTGAACGTACAAACGGCCACGTACAACTATGCGTACTCTTTCGATGGGGTGAATTGGAGAGAGATTCCCGTCACCTTTGAATCGTATAAACTGTCAGACGACTATATCAAAAGCCGCGCGGCGTTTACCGGGGCGTTTGTCGGCATGCATTGCCGGGACGGTTCAGGACAAAACAACTACGCCGATTTCGACTACTTTTTGTACAAAGAATTGTAG